The following are encoded together in the Bradyrhizobium algeriense genome:
- a CDS encoding DUF5413 family protein, whose protein sequence is MKRFLIFAAVAPPLGFIVAFWVMLQIANWLAGSPTTFDVAQIMMLPTIYLVGLIPALSAAWFDHALARRNVSYRIALTALFGYTISYLPFAAAFWIGFGHGPYVLLLGLIGAVPSALCSWLAAERQAPDLVPSP, encoded by the coding sequence ATGAAACGCTTTCTGATCTTCGCCGCCGTCGCGCCGCCGCTTGGCTTCATCGTCGCGTTCTGGGTGATGCTGCAGATTGCCAATTGGCTTGCGGGCAGCCCGACCACGTTCGATGTCGCCCAAATCATGATGCTGCCGACGATATATCTGGTCGGGTTGATCCCGGCGCTATCGGCCGCGTGGTTCGACCATGCGCTGGCAAGGCGCAACGTCTCGTACCGCATCGCGCTCACGGCGCTGTTCGGCTACACGATCAGCTACCTGCCGTTTGCAGCGGCGTTCTGGATCGGCTTCGGCCACGGTCCGTATGTCCTGCTGCTTGGCCTCATCGGCGCGGTGCCGTCAGCGCTGTGTTCGTGGCTGGCGGCCGAACGGCAGGCGCCTGACCTTGTTCCGTCACCATGA
- a CDS encoding formyltransferase family protein, which translates to MRITLVGSRHFGVTTFNTLRQHGVDIVLVVVHDGEDRLAAAARAAGIEVVVQADPKRVVASEIAPNTDLIVTAHSHARVTREALAAAKLGGIGYHPSLLPRHRGIAAVEWTIKEGDPITGGTVYHLADRMDAGAIAAQEWVFVRKGETARELWERALAPLGQKLLADVIFHARTHHNLPATPQEEEFATQAPSLSDGKD; encoded by the coding sequence ATGCGGATCACCCTGGTCGGTTCCCGCCATTTCGGCGTGACGACATTCAATACGCTGCGCCAACACGGGGTCGATATCGTCCTCGTCGTCGTTCACGATGGCGAGGACCGGCTTGCCGCTGCCGCGCGGGCCGCCGGGATCGAGGTCGTCGTGCAGGCCGATCCGAAACGCGTGGTCGCATCGGAAATCGCACCCAATACCGACCTGATCGTGACCGCCCATAGCCATGCCCGCGTCACCAGGGAAGCGCTGGCTGCCGCCAAACTCGGCGGCATCGGCTATCACCCTTCGCTCCTGCCCCGGCATCGCGGCATCGCCGCCGTGGAATGGACCATCAAGGAAGGCGATCCGATCACGGGCGGCACGGTCTACCACCTCGCCGACCGGATGGATGCCGGCGCCATCGCCGCGCAGGAGTGGGTCTTCGTCAGAAAGGGAGAGACCGCCCGCGAGCTCTGGGAGCGCGCGCTGGCCCCGCTGGGCCAGAAACTGCTCGCTGACGTCATCTTTCACGCCAGGACCCACCACAACCTCCCTGCTACGCCGCAGGAGGAAGAATTCGCCACCCAAGCGCCGAGCCTGTCCGACGGCAAGGACTGA
- a CDS encoding RidA family protein: MRILQPAEWSKPRGFSHGVEVDGPGKWIVLAGQTGGDEKGDYAPDMAAQVGTALKRIVKLLGEAGAGPEHIVRLTWYLTSRSEYEAAGPGIGAAWKETLGRNFPPSTLLYIDGLVDVRAKVEIEVTAYVPKP; the protein is encoded by the coding sequence ATGCGTATCTTGCAACCGGCCGAATGGTCGAAACCCCGCGGCTTCTCGCACGGTGTCGAGGTGGACGGTCCCGGCAAATGGATTGTGCTGGCCGGCCAGACCGGCGGCGACGAGAAGGGCGATTATGCCCCTGACATGGCCGCCCAGGTCGGTACGGCGCTGAAGCGCATCGTCAAGCTGCTCGGAGAAGCCGGCGCGGGACCGGAGCACATCGTGCGCCTGACCTGGTATCTGACCAGCCGCAGCGAATACGAAGCCGCAGGTCCCGGCATCGGCGCAGCCTGGAAGGAAACGCTCGGCCGCAATTTCCCGCCATCGACGCTGCTCTACATCGACGGGCTGGTCGACGTCAGGGCCAAGGTCGAAATCGAAGTCACCGCCTATGTGCCCAAGCCCTAG
- a CDS encoding DMT family transporter — protein sequence MDRTQSKTLAALWMAGWLSLMLIMAVAGREAAREINVFQLMEMRSILGFLMLYPLIRASGGFGAMKTTRLPQHVARNLIHYGAQLGWFFALTLIPIGQVVAIEFTMPIWTAILAVTFLGERMTIWKIAAIVLGIVGVVVIVRPATSEVNPGQLIALAAAVGFGVSVAMVKSLTRTEQPLSIMFWMLVVQSVAGLFPALYVWTWPPTYLWGWVVVIAFCGTFSHYCMARAMLHADATVVIPMDFLRVPLSAAAGCLIYSERLDLFTVLGAALILTGNLLNLKPNPSTKASAQS from the coding sequence ATGGACCGCACACAATCCAAAACCCTGGCCGCGCTGTGGATGGCCGGCTGGCTCAGCCTGATGCTGATCATGGCGGTCGCCGGACGCGAGGCGGCGCGCGAGATCAACGTGTTCCAGCTCATGGAGATGCGCTCGATCCTCGGCTTCCTGATGCTGTACCCGCTGATCCGCGCCAGCGGCGGATTTGGCGCGATGAAGACGACGCGACTGCCGCAGCACGTGGCGCGCAACCTCATCCACTACGGCGCGCAGCTCGGCTGGTTCTTTGCGCTGACGCTGATCCCGATCGGCCAGGTGGTGGCGATCGAATTCACCATGCCGATCTGGACCGCGATCCTGGCCGTGACGTTTCTCGGCGAGCGCATGACGATCTGGAAGATCGCGGCGATCGTGCTCGGCATCGTCGGTGTCGTCGTGATCGTTCGCCCCGCCACCAGCGAGGTCAATCCGGGCCAGTTGATCGCGCTTGCCGCAGCCGTCGGATTCGGCGTGTCGGTCGCGATGGTCAAGTCGCTCACCCGGACCGAGCAGCCGCTCTCGATCATGTTCTGGATGCTGGTGGTGCAATCGGTGGCAGGTCTCTTTCCCGCGCTCTACGTCTGGACGTGGCCGCCGACCTATCTGTGGGGCTGGGTCGTGGTGATCGCGTTTTGCGGCACGTTCTCCCACTACTGCATGGCGCGCGCGATGCTGCATGCGGATGCCACTGTGGTGATCCCGATGGATTTTCTGCGGGTTCCACTGAGCGCCGCCGCCGGCTGCCTGATCTATTCGGAACGGCTGGACCTGTTCACCGTGCTCGGCGCGGCGCTGATCCTCACCGGCAATCTGTTGAACCTAAAACCGAATCCTTCGACTAAGGCATCCGCCCAAAGCTGA
- a CDS encoding caspase family protein, producing MRYPTLILSAICMLFTAGTASADKRVAFVVGNGAYKNVAPLPNPSVDAKAIAATLRNVGFEVVEGSNLTRDKMTERLLDFGKKAQGADVALFFYAGHGIAISGTNYLLPIDADIKSEMDVKLGAAINIDLTLEQTMGDAKVKLVFLDACRDNPFAAKIKSNAATRSVNVQTGLAEMKSGEGTLIAFATGPGQTALDGQEGSNSPFTRALLANLTQPGVEIQQAMTKVRAQVNEETNKGQLPWGHTNLIGTVYLNGAPAPGAVAAAAPAGSASKASDVELEFWRSIKDSNKPEELNAYLTNYPNGQFRSLALSRIASLESGPKPDATRNLSTGIDPATFKEEADQTTEDQIGLDKGQRRDVQRRLTGLGFDTKATGQFDPATRGVIARWQAARGYPKSGYLNKLQHKALLTEIVAAAPTASSDEERPAKRRASSPPQAQPQVQAQPQPRQHSAPGPDPAGAGRFIGGVVGGMLR from the coding sequence ATGCGCTACCCAACCCTCATTTTGTCCGCCATCTGCATGCTTTTTACGGCGGGCACAGCCAGCGCCGACAAGCGTGTTGCCTTCGTCGTCGGTAACGGCGCCTACAAGAACGTCGCCCCGCTGCCGAACCCGTCGGTCGATGCGAAAGCGATAGCCGCGACACTGCGCAATGTCGGATTCGAAGTCGTCGAGGGCTCCAATCTCACGCGCGACAAGATGACCGAGCGGCTGCTCGACTTCGGCAAGAAGGCGCAAGGCGCCGACGTCGCGCTGTTCTTCTACGCCGGTCACGGCATTGCCATCTCCGGCACCAACTATCTGTTGCCGATCGACGCCGACATCAAATCCGAAATGGACGTCAAGCTCGGCGCCGCGATCAACATCGACCTCACCCTCGAGCAGACCATGGGCGACGCCAAGGTCAAGCTGGTGTTCCTCGATGCCTGCCGCGACAACCCGTTTGCAGCCAAGATCAAGTCGAACGCCGCGACCCGCAGCGTCAACGTGCAGACGGGTCTGGCCGAAATGAAATCCGGCGAAGGCACGCTGATCGCGTTCGCGACCGGCCCGGGCCAGACCGCGCTCGACGGCCAGGAAGGTAGCAACAGCCCGTTCACGCGCGCCCTGCTCGCCAACCTCACCCAGCCCGGTGTCGAGATCCAGCAGGCGATGACTAAGGTCCGCGCCCAGGTCAATGAGGAGACCAACAAGGGACAATTGCCCTGGGGTCACACCAACCTGATCGGTACGGTCTACCTGAACGGCGCGCCCGCGCCTGGCGCCGTGGCGGCGGCAGCGCCGGCGGGGTCCGCTTCAAAGGCGTCGGACGTGGAACTGGAGTTCTGGCGCTCGATCAAGGATTCCAACAAGCCGGAAGAACTCAACGCCTATCTGACCAACTATCCCAACGGTCAGTTCCGCTCGCTGGCCTTGTCGCGCATTGCTTCGCTTGAGTCCGGTCCCAAACCCGATGCCACCCGCAACCTGAGCACCGGCATCGATCCCGCGACCTTCAAGGAGGAAGCGGACCAGACCACCGAGGACCAGATCGGCCTCGACAAGGGCCAGCGCCGCGACGTGCAGCGCCGCCTCACCGGGCTCGGCTTCGACACCAAGGCCACTGGCCAGTTCGATCCGGCCACCCGCGGCGTGATCGCGCGCTGGCAGGCCGCCCGCGGCTATCCCAAGAGCGGCTACCTCAACAAGCTGCAGCACAAGGCGCTGCTGACCGAGATCGTCGCGGCCGCGCCGACCGCGAGTTCCGACGAGGAGCGTCCTGCCAAGCGCCGTGCCAGCAGCCCACCGCAAGCTCAACCGCAAGTGCAAGCTCAACCGCAACCGCGCCAGCACAGTGCGCCCGGTCCTGACCCCGCCGGCGCCGGGCGCTTCATCGGCGGCGTCGTGGGCGGCATGCTACGCTAA
- a CDS encoding BrnA antitoxin family protein, with amino-acid sequence MADQPRRPRTLNDARTEAEAAFKRTTTKVAEAPPKTPTLPGVRELVSLRIDQDVLEYFQEGGPGWQDRINEALRKAAGK; translated from the coding sequence ATGGCGGACCAGCCGCGGCGGCCGAGAACCCTGAACGACGCGCGCACCGAGGCTGAGGCGGCGTTCAAGCGCACCACCACCAAGGTGGCGGAAGCGCCGCCGAAGACGCCCACGCTTCCCGGCGTGAGGGAATTGGTCTCGCTGCGCATCGATCAGGATGTGCTGGAATATTTCCAGGAGGGCGGCCCCGGCTGGCAGGACCGCATCAACGAGGCATTGCGAAAGGCCGCGGGCAAATAG
- the cysK gene encoding cysteine synthase A, translated as MDASSVTSAVQRPGRGRVFDSIVDAIGDTPIVRLRKLPEAHGVSATILAKLEYFNPAASVKDRIGAAMVIAMEKAGVINADTVLIEPTSGNTGIALAFVAASRGYRLKLVMPESMSIERRKMLAFLGAEIILTPAAQGMKGSIATAEELVRTTPNAVMPQQFKNLANPEIHRRTTAEEIWNDTGGNIDFFVAGVGTGGTITGVGQVLKPRKPSLRIVAVEPEESPVLSGGQHTPHKIQGIGAGFVPDILDRSVIDEIVRVNGPTAIEMSRALARMEGIPGGISSGAAIAAALEIGKRPESAGKTILAIVPSFSERYLSTALFEGI; from the coding sequence ATGGATGCGTCGTCAGTAACGAGTGCAGTGCAACGTCCGGGGCGGGGCCGGGTTTTCGATTCTATCGTCGATGCGATCGGCGACACGCCGATTGTCCGCCTGCGCAAATTGCCGGAGGCGCATGGTGTTAGCGCAACCATCCTGGCCAAGCTCGAATATTTCAACCCCGCCGCGAGCGTGAAAGACCGCATCGGCGCGGCGATGGTGATCGCGATGGAGAAAGCCGGCGTGATCAACGCCGACACCGTGCTGATCGAGCCGACGTCAGGCAATACCGGTATCGCGCTCGCCTTCGTCGCGGCCTCGCGCGGCTACCGGCTGAAACTGGTGATGCCGGAATCGATGTCGATCGAGCGGCGCAAGATGCTGGCCTTCCTCGGCGCCGAGATCATCCTGACGCCGGCAGCCCAGGGCATGAAGGGCTCGATCGCGACCGCGGAGGAACTGGTGCGGACCACGCCCAACGCCGTGATGCCGCAGCAGTTCAAGAACCTCGCCAACCCCGAAATTCACCGCCGCACCACGGCGGAAGAAATCTGGAACGACACCGGCGGCAATATCGATTTCTTCGTCGCCGGCGTCGGCACCGGCGGCACCATTACCGGCGTCGGACAGGTGCTCAAGCCGCGCAAGCCGTCGTTGCGGATCGTCGCTGTCGAGCCGGAGGAAAGCCCGGTACTGTCGGGCGGGCAGCATACGCCGCATAAGATTCAAGGCATCGGCGCCGGCTTCGTTCCGGACATTCTGGATCGCTCTGTTATCGACGAGATCGTTAGGGTCAACGGGCCGACTGCGATCGAGATGTCGCGCGCACTGGCGCGCATGGAAGGCATTCCCGGCGGCATTTCCTCGGGCGCCGCGATCGCGGCGGCACTCGAGATCGGCAAAAGGCCCGAGAGCGCCGGCAAGACCATCCTCGCGATCGTGCCGTCATTCTCCGAGCGTTATTTGTCAACCGCACTGTTTGAAGGAATCTAG
- a CDS encoding helix-turn-helix transcriptional regulator yields MATVERAVRLINEGALDRAPVEVFAASLGVGARHLTRLFDKHLGASPGQIARTARVQRAKRLLDNTKLPMIEIALLAGFRSLRRFNAVFAEVYKRPPTEIRRAQRNG; encoded by the coding sequence TTGGCGACCGTCGAGCGCGCGGTCCGGCTGATCAATGAGGGCGCACTCGATCGCGCGCCGGTTGAAGTGTTCGCGGCCAGCCTTGGCGTGGGCGCGCGGCATCTTACCCGATTATTCGACAAGCATCTCGGCGCCAGCCCCGGTCAGATTGCCAGGACGGCACGCGTGCAGCGGGCGAAGCGACTTTTGGATAATACCAAATTGCCGATGATCGAGATTGCGTTGCTGGCGGGGTTCCGCAGCCTGCGTCGCTTCAATGCGGTCTTTGCAGAAGTGTACAAGCGTCCCCCGACCGAAATTCGGCGGGCGCAGCGGAACGGTTAG
- a CDS encoding MFS transporter: MVAASRFFGWSVAWSAFAIAVFAWGIGFYGPSVFLQSLHQTRGWPISQISLAVTGHFLLSAIVIACLPEIHRRLGIAKTTFLGAVLTAAGLILWSGAREPWQLFAAAIPSGAGWALTSGAALNAIVARWFDRDRPMAIALAFNGASVGGVLFVPLWVWLIRSIGFPSAALLIGGCMVATVAYLCVRFLTKSPEDMGLAPDGDASHQAGARPEPRRTRIEIVRSARFITISAAFSLGLFAQIGLLAHLVARLTPELGIEHAGLLVSLATVCAVIGRIAAGKWIGEHDRRFAAAANFAVQIGGVLLLIFASGWMGLTLGCVLFGLGIGNLTSLPPLIVQKEFEREDVATAVALIVAINQGVFAFAPAIIGAMRDTTADYQFPFALIALIQLLAAVIILLGRKSTRAPATSP; encoded by the coding sequence ATGGTCGCTGCGAGCCGGTTCTTTGGATGGTCAGTTGCCTGGTCGGCGTTCGCAATCGCCGTGTTTGCCTGGGGCATCGGATTCTACGGCCCTTCCGTGTTTCTTCAATCGCTGCACCAAACGCGGGGCTGGCCGATCTCGCAGATTTCGTTGGCCGTCACCGGCCACTTCCTGCTCAGCGCTATCGTCATTGCCTGCTTGCCCGAGATACATCGCAGGCTTGGAATAGCCAAAACGACGTTCCTTGGCGCAGTCCTCACGGCGGCCGGCCTGATCCTGTGGTCCGGCGCGCGCGAGCCGTGGCAGTTGTTCGCCGCGGCAATCCCGAGCGGGGCTGGTTGGGCCTTAACGAGCGGCGCAGCACTGAACGCCATCGTGGCAAGATGGTTCGATCGCGACCGGCCGATGGCGATAGCACTTGCGTTCAACGGCGCCAGCGTCGGCGGCGTGCTGTTCGTGCCGCTGTGGGTCTGGTTGATACGATCGATCGGATTTCCGTCCGCCGCGCTCCTGATCGGTGGCTGCATGGTCGCCACAGTCGCGTACCTCTGCGTCAGGTTCCTGACCAAATCCCCTGAGGACATGGGGCTGGCGCCAGACGGCGACGCCTCGCATCAGGCGGGAGCGAGACCGGAGCCGAGACGGACTCGCATCGAGATCGTTCGATCCGCGCGTTTCATCACGATTTCGGCAGCTTTCTCGCTCGGACTCTTCGCCCAGATCGGCCTGCTGGCCCACCTGGTGGCTCGTCTTACGCCGGAGCTTGGAATTGAGCATGCCGGGCTTCTTGTCAGCCTGGCGACGGTATGTGCCGTCATTGGCCGGATCGCGGCCGGCAAGTGGATCGGCGAGCATGATCGCCGGTTCGCGGCTGCCGCCAACTTTGCCGTGCAGATCGGCGGTGTCCTGTTGTTGATTTTCGCCAGCGGATGGATGGGTCTCACGCTTGGGTGCGTTCTGTTCGGTCTCGGCATCGGCAATCTGACCTCACTCCCACCATTGATCGTACAGAAGGAGTTCGAACGCGAGGATGTCGCCACCGCGGTGGCGCTGATTGTCGCCATCAATCAGGGGGTATTTGCATTCGCACCGGCCATCATTGGCGCCATGCGTGACACGACAGCCGATTATCAGTTCCCGTTCGCGCTCATTGCCCTGATTCAACTTCTGGCAGCCGTCATTATCCTGCTTGGCCGAAAGTCCACACGCGCTCCGGCAACTTCACCCTAG
- a CDS encoding AAA family ATPase produces the protein MTGMNPWLGRLLLLLALITIDHASLPLAITLVIGAGGAAIAIFLYKGSYLPRFVMDILDRLSNKTSLEEAYEKRSQNLITIDAEDLAERVRAKVIGQDEAIKAIAQQLRRRIAAKRLDKPVAVFCLAGAPGVGKTHFAKILSEELYGARSHLHFFDMSQFGQPHAAASLFGQARGYVGSNSYGALTAALRDVPNAVVLLDEFEKAHPEVHKRFLTAWNDGFITEVSDGARVSTNEAIFVLTTNAASRRIAEIAEQTNESAEEIGRLAKAALADAQFAPEVLSRIDDVFAFRPLKGLDIARVVALEIEGIAQQFNLKIAGGGIDPQILMQAIDALSGRMQGGVRDMTRAIERQITDGLIEARGAGAAEIRLIQDGDKVSVESVRGSREQPVLNVQRAMARQ, from the coding sequence ATGACCGGAATGAATCCCTGGCTCGGCCGGCTGCTGCTGTTACTCGCGTTGATCACCATCGATCACGCATCTCTCCCACTCGCCATCACGCTGGTGATCGGCGCTGGCGGCGCAGCGATCGCCATCTTCCTTTACAAAGGCTCTTACCTCCCGAGGTTCGTCATGGACATTCTCGATCGGCTCTCCAACAAGACCAGTCTGGAGGAGGCCTACGAAAAGCGCAGCCAGAACCTGATCACGATCGATGCCGAAGACCTCGCCGAGCGCGTTCGCGCCAAGGTGATCGGGCAGGACGAAGCCATCAAGGCTATTGCGCAGCAGTTGCGACGGCGTATCGCCGCCAAACGGCTGGACAAGCCCGTCGCGGTGTTTTGCCTGGCCGGCGCGCCCGGCGTCGGCAAGACGCATTTCGCAAAAATCCTTTCCGAAGAACTGTACGGCGCCCGAAGCCATCTGCACTTTTTCGACATGAGCCAGTTCGGCCAGCCCCATGCGGCCGCAAGCCTGTTCGGTCAGGCCCGCGGTTACGTCGGATCGAACAGCTATGGTGCGCTGACCGCTGCGCTACGGGACGTGCCTAACGCCGTCGTGCTCCTCGACGAATTCGAGAAAGCCCATCCAGAGGTACACAAACGATTCCTGACGGCGTGGAATGACGGCTTCATTACCGAAGTCAGCGACGGCGCCCGCGTTTCCACCAATGAGGCAATCTTCGTCCTGACCACCAATGCGGCGTCGCGGCGCATCGCCGAGATCGCCGAACAGACCAACGAGTCCGCCGAAGAGATCGGCAGATTGGCAAAAGCCGCCCTCGCCGACGCCCAGTTCGCCCCTGAGGTGCTCTCCCGCATCGACGACGTATTTGCGTTCCGGCCGCTCAAGGGGCTGGACATCGCGCGCGTGGTTGCGCTGGAGATCGAAGGAATCGCGCAGCAATTCAATTTGAAGATCGCCGGCGGCGGCATCGATCCGCAGATCCTGATGCAGGCGATCGACGCGCTTTCCGGCCGCATGCAAGGCGGCGTGCGCGACATGACGCGCGCGATCGAACGCCAGATCACAGACGGCCTGATCGAAGCGCGCGGCGCGGGCGCTGCCGAAATCCGCCTGATCCAGGATGGCGATAAGGTCAGCGTCGAAAGCGTTCGCGGCAGCCGCGAACAACCGGTGCTGAACGTGCAGCGCGCGATGGCACGGCAATAA
- a CDS encoding tetratricopeptide repeat protein: MAGQSHILPSDKKPAFRLLIDLYSTDNTFRNFCEFAVIGAVVLFFIHGYQSLSVIGKAARSAVSPAHTAQALPDQNDIVKFARRSNLAPKLNELGLDERYFANDPEPLRTLLAEAWHAYRNKKSNKALELLQPAPADHPHVLLVRGLATMAQPQDGMLRAGARYLEQAAEKSDPKSMAVLGVLHIIGTPGLQHDLEKGQKLILSAAAKGDIDAARVVGQGYLSGWMGTIDPGLALKYFGFAADRGDVRATLFLADLYYTGRGVAKDVVEGDRLAEKAAGQGDAEAQAMVGTRRMQAYIAGVTDDPSDALKWLDLAAQRNEPHAIELLANFYINFGARTGNTDVAKGIEILKRCVDQTSNASCAMAYASALDNGLGGVRDVKAIYAMYQMANREGRNDKARARLAELGKELSATDRIQVQMEPTQRELPALLNCRFGEPQPC; the protein is encoded by the coding sequence ATGGCCGGTCAGTCGCACATACTGCCGTCCGACAAGAAGCCGGCATTCCGCCTCCTGATCGATCTGTACTCGACCGACAATACGTTTCGCAACTTCTGCGAGTTCGCGGTGATTGGCGCCGTAGTGCTGTTCTTCATTCACGGCTATCAATCTCTCTCCGTAATCGGCAAGGCCGCACGCAGCGCCGTCAGTCCGGCGCATACCGCGCAAGCCCTCCCGGATCAAAACGACATCGTGAAGTTCGCGCGGCGAAGCAACCTTGCGCCGAAGCTGAACGAACTCGGCCTCGATGAACGCTATTTTGCCAACGATCCCGAACCGCTTCGAACCCTGCTTGCCGAGGCATGGCACGCGTACCGGAACAAGAAGTCGAACAAGGCGCTGGAGCTGCTGCAGCCGGCACCTGCGGATCATCCCCACGTCCTGCTGGTGCGCGGACTGGCTACGATGGCGCAACCGCAAGACGGGATGCTTCGCGCCGGCGCGCGCTACCTGGAGCAGGCTGCGGAAAAATCCGATCCGAAGTCGATGGCGGTGCTCGGCGTACTGCACATCATCGGCACACCGGGACTGCAGCACGATCTTGAAAAGGGGCAGAAGCTTATCCTGAGCGCGGCGGCGAAGGGGGATATCGATGCCGCACGCGTGGTCGGACAAGGATATCTTTCGGGCTGGATGGGCACCATCGATCCCGGCCTCGCCTTAAAATATTTCGGCTTTGCCGCCGACCGCGGCGACGTAAGGGCAACGTTGTTCCTTGCCGATCTCTATTACACCGGGCGGGGCGTCGCTAAAGACGTGGTCGAGGGCGACCGGCTGGCTGAAAAGGCCGCCGGCCAGGGCGATGCGGAAGCCCAGGCGATGGTCGGAACGCGGAGAATGCAAGCCTATATTGCAGGAGTTACCGACGATCCGTCCGATGCCCTGAAATGGCTCGACCTCGCCGCGCAGCGTAACGAGCCTCATGCGATTGAGCTACTCGCAAACTTCTACATCAACTTTGGGGCACGAACCGGAAATACTGACGTTGCAAAAGGCATCGAAATCCTGAAGCGCTGCGTCGACCAAACCAGCAACGCCTCCTGCGCGATGGCTTACGCCAGCGCGCTGGACAATGGTCTTGGCGGGGTCCGCGACGTAAAGGCGATCTACGCAATGTACCAGATGGCCAACCGGGAGGGCCGCAACGACAAAGCAAGGGCGCGGTTGGCGGAGCTTGGCAAGGAGCTTTCCGCAACTGACCGCATCCAGGTCCAAATGGAACCGACGCAGCGTGAGCTCCCGGCGTTGCTGAACTGCAGATTTGGCGAACCACAGCCATGCTGA
- the tgt gene encoding tRNA guanosine(34) transglycosylase Tgt has protein sequence MSLPNHFELLATNGAARTGRLTTPHGVVQTPAFMPVGTAGAMKGLHWREVRDAGTDIVLGNTYHLMLRPGAERIAALGGLQAFTGWNGPMLTDSGGFQVMSLSDLRKVSEKAVTFRSHIDGAKVELSPERSIEVQRLLGADIAMQMDECVRLPATRDDIERAMRLSLRWAERSKRAFETAPDGYMLFGIVQGGDIPEMRHISARELVKIGFHGYAIGGLAVGEPQAVMLAMIDETAPALPVDCPRYLMGVGTPEDLLEAVARGIDMFDCVMPTRNGRHGMAFTRFGQINLRNARHADDPRPLDEESEWPATRDYSRAYLHHLVRSGETLGAMLLSEINVAYYQHLMRGMREAISQGIFADFRERTRAGWAKGDIPPR, from the coding sequence ATGAGTCTTCCCAATCATTTCGAATTGCTCGCCACCAATGGTGCGGCACGCACCGGCCGCCTGACCACGCCGCATGGCGTGGTGCAGACGCCTGCCTTCATGCCGGTCGGCACCGCAGGTGCGATGAAGGGCCTGCACTGGCGCGAGGTGCGCGATGCCGGCACCGATATCGTGCTCGGCAATACCTATCACCTGATGCTGCGGCCGGGCGCCGAGCGGATCGCCGCGCTCGGCGGTCTGCAAGCCTTCACCGGCTGGAACGGGCCGATGCTGACGGACTCCGGCGGCTTCCAGGTGATGTCGCTGTCGGACCTGCGCAAGGTGAGCGAGAAGGCCGTGACCTTCCGTTCGCATATTGACGGCGCCAAGGTCGAACTGTCACCGGAACGGTCGATCGAGGTGCAGCGGCTGCTCGGCGCGGACATCGCCATGCAGATGGACGAGTGCGTGCGGCTGCCGGCTACGCGCGACGACATCGAACGCGCGATGCGGCTGTCGTTGCGCTGGGCCGAGCGCAGCAAGCGCGCCTTCGAGACCGCGCCAGATGGTTACATGCTGTTCGGCATCGTGCAGGGCGGCGACATCCCCGAGATGCGCCATATCAGCGCGCGCGAACTGGTCAAGATCGGTTTCCACGGCTACGCGATCGGCGGACTTGCGGTCGGCGAGCCGCAGGCCGTGATGCTTGCGATGATCGATGAAACCGCGCCGGCGCTTCCTGTGGATTGCCCGCGTTATCTGATGGGTGTCGGCACGCCCGAGGATTTGCTGGAGGCGGTGGCGCGCGGCATCGACATGTTCGACTGCGTGATGCCGACCCGCAACGGCCGTCACGGCATGGCGTTCACCCGCTTCGGCCAGATCAATCTGCGCAACGCCCGCCACGCCGACGATCCGCGGCCGCTCGATGAGGAAAGCGAATGGCCGGCGACGCGAGACTATTCCCGCGCCTATCTGCATCATCTGGTCAGGTCGGGAGAAACACTCGGCGCCATGCTGCTGTCGGAAATCAACGTGGCGTATTACCAGCACCTGATGCGGGGCATGCGCGAAGCGATTTCACAGGGAATTTTTGCTGACTTCCGCGAACGCACGCGCGCAGGCTGGGCGAAGGGCGATATACCGCCGCGCTAG